In the genome of Sinorhizobium chiapasense, the window GGGCGGTTCACAGCGTCTCACCCGCGCCGTCGGCAAGGCGAAAGCCATGGATCTGGTGCTGACCGGCCGGATGATGGATGCGGCGGAAGCCGAGCGGTCGGGACTCGTTTCGCGTGTGGTGGCGCCTGAAAAACTGATGGAAGAAGCGCTCGCGGCCGCCGAAAAGATCGCCGCCTTCTCGCTGCCGGCGGTGGTGATGGCCAAGGAGGCGGTAAACCGCTCGCTGGAGGTTACCCTGGCCGAAGGTCTGCGCTTCGAGCGGCGGCTTTTCCAGTCGCTCTTTGCGACCGAGGATCAGAAGGAGGGGATGGCCGCCTTCGTCGGAAAGCGCAAAGCCGAATTCCGGCACAAGTGACGCGCAAAGCGCGCAGTTTTCTCAAATTTGCGCGTTGACGAGAGGGCGGTTTCCAGCTATACGCCGCCCTCAGCTTGGAACGCCGCATTCTGAGGCTTTCCGATAATGCTCCCGAATTGCTTTGGATGACAGGTCGCAGTGACCCGGCACGGCGAAGGCGGAGTTCATGTCAGTTTTCGAAGAGAGGCATCAATGGCCAATACAACTTCGGCGAAAAAGGCGACCCGCAAGATCGCACGCCGCACCGCAGTGAACAAGGCCCGTCGTTCGCGCGTCCGCAACTTCATCCGCAAGGTCGAAGAAGCCATCGCTTCCGGCGATCAGGCAGTCGCCGCCGCTGCCCTCAAGGCAGCGCAGCCGGAACTGATGCGCGCCGCGACCAAGGGTGTGCTGCATGCCAACACGGCGTCGCGCAAGGTTTCCCGTCTGGCACAGCGCGTGAAGGCCCTTTCGGCCTAATCCGGCTAATTAAAAAATTTGTTGATGAAAGGCCCGGCCCTTGCGCCGGGCTTTTCGGATTCATACTTCTGTCACGGCGGTCAACAAATAGCCGGCTTCGACGTGTGTCACTGCGATGACAAATTTTATCAAGTAATTTCAATTGGTTACGCGAGGTCTCTGCGCGAGTGTCATCGAGGGTCGGGGACAAGCGGGGTCCGAAGCGAGTCAAGCGAATTTTTATTTTTTTTCTTTTTCGCCAGCTAAGCAAGCGCGCGGAAATCAAAACCCTTGATTCAAAAGCGATTCTTGATGGACTCAGAATGCGGCAAGCAAAAGGCGCCGAGAGAGTCAACCGGCGGCGTTTAACGGTCGGTAAAATTCGCGATTGATCTTGAGGATCGATCCTGCCTAAATGCCTCGCAACAGGGGACACGGATCATATCTGTAAAGGGAAGAACAGGGCCATTTCGCTGAAGTGGCTTCGAGCTTTCTGTTCCCTGTGGCGGGGTCATTCCACGTCGTTCAATCAAACAAGTCGAGATAGAGAAACCGGACCGATGCTTCGTTCCGGAACGAGGATCTTTCGTCCTGTGGTTGAGCGAGTGAGTGGGTGGCTGGGCAATGGGAGGATGCCGGGAGGCGTTCCGGGAAAGAAGGAGGACGGTGGGCTGTCCG includes:
- the rpsT gene encoding 30S ribosomal protein S20 gives rise to the protein MANTTSAKKATRKIARRTAVNKARRSRVRNFIRKVEEAIASGDQAVAAAALKAAQPELMRAATKGVLHANTASRKVSRLAQRVKALSA